The stretch of DNA ATGTCGAGGCGCGTCCAGCGATCCTCGACCTCGGGCTCGCCCAGGCAGCCGCCGGCCATCAGGCCGGCGATCGCCAGCAGGGCCAGCGGAGCACCGGTGCGTCGCGTGATCAGAGTGGCATGCCGCCGTTCCATGACGTCCCCCTTACCGCACCAGCACCAGTCGCTGCGTGAACTTCTCGCCGCCGACCTGGAGCTGATAGAGGTAGACCCCGGCGCGGACCGGACGGCCGCCCTCGTCGGTGCCGTCCCACGCGATCTGATTGAGCCCCGCCACGAAGCCGCGATCGAAGCCACGCACGCGACGGCCCTGCGCATCGAAGATCCGCAACGACACGTGTTCACGACCGTTGGCAGGAAGCAGGAAGGCGATGCGGGTCACCGGTGCGGCCGGGTTCGGCGCGCTGCCGAGCAGCGAGGCGCGCATCGGCAGCAGCGACGCGGCGCCGTCGAGCTGCAGCGGCGTCTGTGCGTTCGCCGTGGCGCCTCCGCTGTATCCCGAAGCCGCGCTCATGCGCAGCACGAACTGGCCGTTGCCGCCCGCCGCCTGCAGGTCCTCCGGCGTCAGCGCGAGCGTGTGCACGCCGGCCTCCATGGCGCCGGCATTGCGACGCACCAGCATGCGGCCAGTCGCGGCGTCGGCGATCTCGAACGAGACGTTGGCATGATCGGTCAGCGCGAAGTGCGCAACCGGAGCGCCCTCGCCGTCGACGCGCAGGTCGTTCAGCTCGACGCCCAGGCTCCACATGCGAAGTCCGGCACCCGACGCCCATTCGTCGATCGAGATCGCGGTCGGCTCGCCGACACGCTCGACACGGCCGTCGCGGTGATCGCGCACGGTCGAGAACGGAACGTGGAATGCGCGCGGACGCGACAGGCCGTCCCGCAATTCGGCGACCGCGCTCAGCTCGGCGTTGAACTTGCGCACCACGCCCTGGTTCGGCGCCGAGGCGTAGAGGTTGCCCCACTGATCGGTCTCGAGCGAGGTGACGACGTCGGCGCCGACCGGCGCCTCGCCGACCCAGCGCAGGCTCGAACCCTCGTGGCGCAGATGCACGAGCCGACGATTGTGCGCGTCGGCCACGTAGACGTCGCCGGTGTTTCCGCTGTTCGCACGACCGACCGTGATCGCCATCGGTCCGGCAAAGCGATCCTGACCGCTGCCGAGGTCGCCGAGTGTGGCGACCAGGCGCGGGGCGCCGGCTTCGAGCGCGTAGGCGACGAGGCGATTGCGACCGGTGTCGGTCACGTACAGCACGTCGTCGCCGGCACGGAACGGCGTGCCGCCGTCCGACACCGCGACGTCGAACGGACGGCTGAGCCCGCGGATCTCGTAGAGCGGCGACAGCGTCATCGCGTCGAGCTCGGTCGAAGCCTGGAGCACCACGATGCGATCGTTGCCGGTGTCGGCCACGTAGACGCGGTCGTTCTCGTCGACCGCGAGGCCGCGCGGCTCGCGCAGGGCTCCCGTCGCACCGCCGCGCCCGTCGAAGGCGCTCAATCCGTGACCGCGCTCACCGACGATCAGCCGGTTCCAGCGCGGGTCCGAGACCACCTGGAACTGGCGGGACTCGAGGTAGGGGAAGCGGTCGTAGATGTCGGTGTGTCCGATCGTCACCGTTGCGTAGGGATTTGCGAACAGGTCGCGCCCCACCTGAGCGCGCGCCACTTCGCGCGTCAGCGCGTCGAGCCCCAGTTCGGGAGCGATCGCCGACTTCGTGAACGTCCCCGCGCACAGGGGCTGAGCCGTGGCTAGCGTCAAGCTGAGAACCATCAAGGTGTGTCGTCGCACGTTCAGCTCCTCTCGTATGTTGCCTTTGCTGCTAGAAGCGGTAGTTGATCTGCGTCGTGAGGAAATTGGCCGAGTAGTTGTTGCTGTTGAAATACCGCTCATAGCGGCACTGCACTCCACTGCGTCCCAGGACCGCGGTTCCCGCGGCGAGCTGGCTCAGGTCCAGATCGAGCGCCACGCCGAACAGATGCGAGGCGAGCGGCGCCATGCGGTAGTCGCCGGATCGGAAACCGTCGATGCCGTCCACTGCCGCGTATTCGTCGCGGTAGAAGTCGGCGGCGGTCTGGGTGTAGTAGCGGTACTCGTAGCTCGTGAACAGACCGTGGGTGATGTACTGACTCAGTGCCGTGCCGACCTCGTGCGAGCCGATGCCCCAGTCGTCGTTGTAGAGCCGATAGTGGAACTTGAGGCTCGACTGATTCGGCAGGTACTGATGCAGCTTCACGAACGCATCGCGGCGCTGGCGCGTTTCCGGGTGCCGTTCCGGCACGTTGGTGCCGCCGGCGTAGACGTTGCGATAGGGGTTGTGCTGCAACCCGTTCACCAGGTTGTACTCGACGCCGAAGCGCAGCAGCGTGGTCGCGGTCACGACGCGGGTCGCGATCGCGTTCCAGTGCAGCGTGTTCTTGTGGTTGGCGGCCGACTGGGTGTCGTCGTCGGCGACCGGGTCGATCGCGTCCCAGCCGTAGCTGCCACCGAACGACAGATTGAGCAGGTCGCCCATCACGTCGCGGTTCCAGCTTCCGCTGACCTGCTGGCCGAGGTAGTCGGTCTCGCTCGAGACGTAGTAACCCAGCTCGGTGGCGCCGCGGTTCAAGCGACCTTCGAACTCGTTGCGCATCTTGACGAAGTCGAGGAATGCATTGCCCGAGATCGGACGACTCGCGGTGGTGATCGCGTCGGTCGCCTCCTGGGTGCCGGGTGCGGCCTCGATGCCGGGAATCACCACGCGCTCGTTGTTCCAATGCAGGTCGAGTGCACTGCCGCCGGCGAGCGCGAGCTTGTACTCGCCGATGGCGGAACGCACCGTCACCTTGTCGGAATCCGAGAACAGCTGCATGAGGAACCCCGTGGTCTGCTCATCGATCATGGACGCCGCCGATCCCGGTGACGCCACCGTGAGTCCGAGCGATGCGATCAGCATCGCGGTCGTGTGCCGTGGGCTCAGTTGCACGCGCAGCCCCCGCCCGCGCCACCGTTGCCCCCTGTCGAGCCTTCCCGGGCATCCAGTGACTTGGTCCTTCGCGACGCGTGTTTGGCGTCTCCGTCGAACGTCATGATTCGATCTGCGAGTCGCTCGCGCTCGTACTGCTGGACCGCGGCACAGCCGGTTCCGAGCATCACCAGCGCGAACAGCGCGGCGACCACGCCGAAACGGCGCAGGCCCCGCAACGTCAGGTGGTTCATCGCGTCCCTCCCTGGGGCGTCGCCGACA from Candidatus Eisenbacteria bacterium encodes:
- a CDS encoding T9SS type A sorting domain-containing protein; protein product: MTLATAQPLCAGTFTKSAIAPELGLDALTREVARAQVGRDLFANPYATVTIGHTDIYDRFPYLESRQFQVVSDPRWNRLIVGERGHGLSAFDGRGGATGALREPRGLAVDENDRVYVADTGNDRIVVLQASTELDAMTLSPLYEIRGLSRPFDVAVSDGGTPFRAGDDVLYVTDTGRNRLVAYALEAGAPRLVATLGDLGSGQDRFAGPMAITVGRANSGNTGDVYVADAHNRRLVHLRHEGSSLRWVGEAPVGADVVTSLETDQWGNLYASAPNQGVVRKFNAELSAVAELRDGLSRPRAFHVPFSTVRDHRDGRVERVGEPTAISIDEWASGAGLRMWSLGVELNDLRVDGEGAPVAHFALTDHANVSFEIADAATGRMLVRRNAGAMEAGVHTLALTPEDLQAAGGNGQFVLRMSAASGYSGGATANAQTPLQLDGAASLLPMRASLLGSAPNPAAPVTRIAFLLPANGREHVSLRIFDAQGRRVRGFDRGFVAGLNQIAWDGTDEGGRPVRAGVYLYQLQVGGEKFTQRLVLVR
- a CDS encoding DUF3570 domain-containing protein, coding for MQLSPRHTTAMLIASLGLTVASPGSAASMIDEQTTGFLMQLFSDSDKVTVRSAIGEYKLALAGGSALDLHWNNERVVIPGIEAAPGTQEATDAITTASRPISGNAFLDFVKMRNEFEGRLNRGATELGYYVSSETDYLGQQVSGSWNRDVMGDLLNLSFGGSYGWDAIDPVADDDTQSAANHKNTLHWNAIATRVVTATTLLRFGVEYNLVNGLQHNPYRNVYAGGTNVPERHPETRQRRDAFVKLHQYLPNQSSLKFHYRLYNDDWGIGSHEVGTALSQYITHGLFTSYEYRYYTQTAADFYRDEYAAVDGIDGFRSGDYRMAPLASHLFGVALDLDLSQLAAGTAVLGRSGVQCRYERYFNSNNYSANFLTTQINYRF
- a CDS encoding DUF4266 domain-containing protein, whose translation is MNHLTLRGLRRFGVVAALFALVMLGTGCAAVQQYERERLADRIMTFDGDAKHASRRTKSLDAREGSTGGNGGAGGGCACN